AGCTACGGCAACCCCATCGACGCCCTGCGACCCATCGACACGCCCGACGGGCGCAAGGTGGTCAGCGCCCAGGGCGTTCAGTTTGAGATACCCACCTATGCCTCGGGAATCACGGAGATCAGGCGGCCGGCCGATGATCTTCTGCCGCCACACATTGGTGAGTTGACAACCACGCGTGCAGCGGCTGCCAGCGGTGCCAACAGCagaacggaaacggaaatgaggACCGCGACGATACACGAAACTAAAGCTAAAACTAAAACCGAAACCAATGCCTCGACAGCCACGCACACAACCAGTAGTCGTAGATATAGTACAAATAGCACTAGCACCCGCACCGCACTAGCCGCACCCATCAGCACCACTAACAAGCTGGCCAAGCGCGAATCGCTGGGCGGCCAGTTCCCCATTGCACCACCCAGTAACCGCCACGCCCCACCCCCCTTCTCCCTGATCAAACTGAATCCCTTTGCCGCCCTGGACTCACCAATCACCCAGATCGGTTCCCATTCGaatccaagtccaagtccaattCCCAGTCTCTGTCCCAGTCCCAAGCACAGTCCTATGGCCATGTCCCTAGCCACAGTCCCAGCCACAGCCCCAACCAACGCGAATTGCTCGAAATACTCAATTCCGAATCCTCTCCAATCAGATGCCATCGCTGTGGGCCTGGAGCCCAGCACCGATCAgaaaccgaatccgaatccgaactCATTTACTGGCACAGCATCAGCATCTGCACCAGCACCACTTCCAGCTACATCACTAACACCGCCCCTCCATGATCCACCATCACCCGACACGACGACCACCGCggatgtggaggtggagcAGGCGCACCTGGTGCCGCTTCCACAGGAGGAGAAGGACGTGGAATCACTGCCCGATTTCATTCGGGAGTTGCAGCGCGAGGATGCGAACATTGGCGGTCCTGTGGAGTGGATGCCGGCTGCCGATGGAGCTCCGCTCAGTGTGATTGCGTGGGATCTGTTGCCACCGCACCAAGACCTGGATAATCAACGCCAGGAGGATCAGAAGCAGGCTGAGGAACCGACTATCATTACTGaggcacagcagcagccggcTAAGAAGGTGCAAGGCATTGTGGATCCCATTAGTCACAACATTCGCATCAGTCTTAGCAGTGGCAATGCTTTAAGCCCAGTGGCGAACACGGCACAGCCACAGTCACCGTCACAGCCGCAGGAGCACCTCCACAACGATGGGCCGGCTGATCATGGCACCAACGCGCATGTGGGCACAACCACGCCCAGCAATCCGGGTCGTTTCCCAAACCGCCAGAGAGGCACAGCGCACTACAGCACCACCAGGAGCAGTAGTACCACCCTAAGACCGCGCAGCAGCACCACAACCACTAGGCCCACAACAACCACGCCTAGGAGCACTACGACCACCCCTAggaccaccacaaccaccaggAGAACCACAACAACTAGCACCACTACAGCGAAACCGGAAACACGGACGGCCAACCCGGTAGTCAGTACTATTGGCACGACCGAGGATCCATCCACCTTCTATCGCCTGGACAACGAGGAGGCCTATGCCTACACACTGCCCACGTGGCTGCAGGAGGTCACCGACCCGGATCTGGATGTGGCCGTCACGTTCGAAGTGCCCGCCGATAATGATCAGTACAACCACACGCTGGCCAACGATTTGGAGCCACCATTTGAGCCCTTCATGGACCTGGGCAACATTCAGCTGACACCGCCACCCACGGACAGGCCAGCCAGCACTAGCACCACAACCacgacaaccaccaccacgGCGGCACCAACAacgacaactacaaccacaaccacaacaacaacgccaCGTACAACGACAagcacaaccacaaccactcGACGTCCGAGCACGCAGCGAACCACAAAAGCACCCATACCACCCACTCACAGCACCCAAGAGCACCCAGAACCACCGCCAGTGAAACtgaccacaaccaccacccaccacgcAGATAACACGCCGGAGGATTcgagcagcagtggcagcagcagcagcagcgccaccgCCTTCATCAGCACCACCCCAAGCCAGTTGGATGCAGGCAACCCTTTCGACTCGGCCACTATTCCCGCCTGGCTGCGTGACTTCGACTATCCGGATGTCGGCCCGGGCGTGCCCTTTGATCCGGACAATTTCGGAACAGCGGCATCCAGCAGCACCCGTAACCCCACCAATCCGCCACGTCCCCCCACCGTCCCGTCCGTCTCCTCCGCTTTTCCATCCAAAGTCACGCTTCCGCTTCCAGGCAGCAGCAtcagtagcagtagcagtagcagtagcagcgAGGAACCACCGCTGGTGCTCGTTCCGCCCGCTGACCGCGCGGAGGCCGCTTCCGGTTCCGACTCCCACTTTggctccgtctccgtctccaaTCCCGGACAACTGACCCATCCCACTTCCAACTCTGTAACGCCTTTTGCAGCCCGCTTCGAGCCATcggccagcagctccagctcccaGAGCGTTGACCCCTTCCCACCCAGCAAGGTGGAGTACACCAAGAGCGACGAGGGCAAGGTCATCAGCACGCCGGTCACCAACAATCAGCGAAAAAGTGAGTACCTTTCACAGGTCAATGGAAGACTACTTAACACATGTTTTGCTCAACAGCGGAGACGGCAACACCTCCAGCTAGCAACACTGGGAAGTACACGGGAGGATTTGGGGCACCGCCGGGGCTGTTGCGTCCACAGTCGTCCAATCCCGCCGGCTCCAATTCCGGTACCATTTCCAATCCGAGGCCCAACTCCGACATCTATGTGGCGGGCAACCAGCACGAGTTCAGCAGCGTTTTGAAGACAAACAAGGCGAGACCCACCGTCAATCCGGGTCGCTATAGCGGTGGTTTCGGTGCGCCCACGGGAGTCCTTTCGCCTCAATCCCAGGCGGAGCCACGTCCCTTCCAGCCAATAAGCCAGCGAACGGAGCACAGGGAACAGCCATCCGGAGGCAACAGGCGGACGGACAGCCGTTTTGGTGGACCACCAGGCATCCTCGTGCCCTTCGACAACGTGCAGCGAACTGGGGGGCAGTAGAAGGCAGTCCCAGGAGTCCGCAAatactttaaattatttatagccCATGTACATGTACCTATGCTAGAGCTAAGTAAGTAACTCAATACTTGCGTAATAAAAGTCTCGGAACTATATAGTCGAATCCTACGTAAATGTATATGCACATAGGTAACTCTACATACTCGTGCTTCCAAACATACTTTCGTTATGTACATGGTTCAATGGGAAAATCAGCGGTTCAAGTTTGATTCTTCTAATGCTGATTGTTTTTTTATCATACATCAAAGGTTGACCTATATGGATTATGGATTTACATTCTAGCGTAAGATTTATCGCATAAACCTGTTTATTAGGACTTTAACCATTTCATGACGAAATTCTCTAAACGTAGTACACTGGAAAAAACAGTTCAGTGGCTTGAAAAACGTCAACATCGAGTATACACATAAACACGTTACAGACTACGGAAGTGCTTAACAATGTGCCGTTATACCCCGGACTGTTGCTCCGTATTTTATCCGATATGGTGCATTGTCTATGGTGCCTGCGTATTGATTGGAGGATTAGCTACGGTTATCAGTTTATCTGTGTCTGACAACGATTTTACGTATACATATACGCATAGCTACGATGATACGTTCGTCTCTTTTAATGTTATGACCGACGGAGACGGCGGATACGTCTTAACCTACGGAATCATCGTAATCGTAGCTGGCGCATTCTGCGTTGCTGCTGGAATATGTATGTTGCTTGGCATAGAACGTGTAAGTTGAAAGTATAACTTCTAAGCCGGAATTATTTGTAGTACTATTATTTGAGCAGAACAACAAGGCACTGTTTGGAGTCGGAAAAGCCCTAAGCTATGTTTTACCGATTGTGCTTGTATTTACTGTATTCCCAATAGGTGAGCCACTGTTTTAGCACTTGACCACCTATTTACTTACTGTTTCTGCTTTCAGTTATCCACTTTATCGCCATAATACATCTGGTGGAGTATCAGAAGAAACGCTGGGGAGAGTGATTTTCATCCTTTTTGAATGGTTGTGTAGCCACGCATGATATTCTGCATTTAAATCTGTAAAAATTTACAATTGTCTGCACAAGAAAACTCTACCACATTAATCATAATCTACAATGAGAGTACACTTATAGATATATTTTGTCGATTACTCGGTTGCCTAATGTGTACGGTCACATCGGTGTCCCCCGAAGTCTGCACCCGCTTCTATGCAACATGGTGCGTAGTCTGGGGATCCTTGTTTGGATCCTCGCCGATCTGGTGGATGATAAACCAGATGGGGGAAGTGTTCCGTTCCAAAGGACACTCAGAGCGGTTATTGCTGGTTTCGGATTTTCCTATCTCTTGGCGGGAATTCTAATGACGCTTGGAATAAGATACGTATGTCATTTCACGGGATTCTGGCATGCATAGTATATAGAATAAGCCGATTGTGTTTAAATGTGGCAAGTTATTGTGCCTAATATTTGCAATTGGTTCACTCCCGACCATAATATTTCCTGCTAAGAACGAGATCGGATTTATACATTATGTTCACCATATTATATATTAcctgtatttatatatttagctAACTCTTGAATGTCCCCCCCACTTTAGTTGTACATTTCTGCAGCGTTTTCTTCTTGTGTCAGTATATGCAGGATGTATGGAGCAGGGGTTAAATATTATGTTTAAGTCGAACTCAACCTAATGGATATTCAATACATGCTCCCAACTTAAACTAAGATAGCCAAGTGGCCCCATTCGATTGCAGGCGAATCCAAATCGTATTCAACAGGTGGCTCGGCAGGTGCCTAGCATGCGGACTGCTCCAATCTGGAATCGAAGCCATTACAATCGGAGGTCGTGTCTGTTCAATTGGAGTTGTCGTAAACGCGAGTCGGCATTAAGGTCTCTTGCCCCTCCGCCGAGGGGGGCAACTtgagcaaatgcaaatatcaTAATTTCCGACAGCCCATCTGCAAGGTATCAGGCGGAGGGGGGAGTAGGCCACAAATGTAGTTGGCCCCACCTCCGGATCCGCCTTCAGTTCCACCTCCGGATCCACCTCCACTTCCAGAGTCCAGGCCACCGTTACGAGGGCAGgacaaataaaattgtttcgTCACGCCACCGCGAAGGTTGCCAGCCGCTGTCGGAATGAGGCTGGCACACGCAAGACCAGGCCAACCGCCAACCGCCTGGAACCACCCACATCCAGCCACggatccatccatccaaccatccatccattcacCAGCCCTAACCCCTAACCCACTTTGCCTCACGTGCTCCACCTTTACGACCTGCTCAAACATCaagcttatttatttactctAAAAACAATACCGGAAAATTAATAGCAATTTGTTGGGGTTCATAAATTTGTCGAAATAAATGTCCTTAACTGGCGAATGTATGTATTTCCCCCTGCTACCCAAACACCCAAATGGAAGGAGGGGCcttttggtggtggtggtggtggtgatggtggtgccGCCAAATGAGTTTCACCTGCTGCAAATCGATTGCCTGACTCCGCCGTTGGCCTTCTCCCATCAGCTGGGCCCGGGTGCGTGACTCTCCGGAGTGCGTCCCGAGTTGGGTTTTAATTTTGATGACTTCAATTAACTGCGTGTAAATGCGGTGGAACCGCCTTTTCAGCGATTCGAAGCCTATACAGAAAGGTCTGAGCAATATACACCGGAATGAAGGGTTATAtactaataaaattatttaatattattattaaaatggagTATTATAGTTGAAATGTTATTAGTTCAAAATTGGTTTTAACACCCACAAAAATACCCTTTAATCACTACAAACAAGTAATTTTCTGTTATCGAACTCACTGCTGATGGAtgacaaaatgaaaatgctagTAGATCTTtcataacaaaaacatatattttgcGGTATCCCAAGGATATTGTGGTGTTTTCCGAGTGCTCAGCGGGGTTTGTTGAGATATTAATGAAACTTTATTGAAGTTTATTGCCGCTTGTCAGCGCATGTAAACTGGTATACAAAGTAAAGAAAAGCCGGAACCCCTCAGTTGCAGCTTGTGAGggggtgatggtgatggtgatggacGCCATGGGTTGGAGGTCTAGAGCTGAGCCAAGTTGGGCCAAATGCAAAGTGAAGGCACATTATTCAGTTGCTCAACGTCAACCGTCGCGTACAGACGTCAATTTTTGAATACGGAGTGAAGAAGCCACAGATACTTAAAgggtggaaaatgtgaaactaTGAAGTTGTAATATACGATCTTAATAACCTCCTATATCTACTAACCAGTATAGttggtatatatttaaaatgccgCGCAAGAAACCGAAGGTGGATACTCTCGAAGAGATCGAGACCAATATAAAACTGCTATGCGATCAGTCCAACAACCACATGAAAGTTCGGGCGTATGAGAAGGCTCTCTTCGGTTACAATCAGGTGCGTTGGGAAACTCATAAGCATTTAAGAAGCATATTCCGGAAAACCAAGGGAGTTAAGAACACTAACCAAATATGACTTCAATAAAGAATTATTaccatttaaaaatttgaataagTAACAAGTTACTTATATAAAGTTGGATTTAGGGTTAAATTAGGAAAACCATTTATTATCGTAGGCATTTGACTAAACATTTAATGCAGACTTCTAAGACCataacaatataaaaatatttcaagatGCTATTGCCTTATTTGAATTTCGTAAGTTTAAATCATTTGAAAGTAAAGTATCATTATAAAGTTAATATGCACTATCCCAAATTTGAATAATGTTCTGAAGGTACATACAAATAGGATTTAACGGCGGAGATACTTTAcgttagtttctttttttaattttgaaacgTTGAAAGCTTTGTTTCTGAGCAAGGAAATTCACTTGGCGGGAAAGGACACACGCTAAAAGCTCCTTAAAGCTCGGAACTAATACTAGTTCAACAGCAAGGAGCACAGTTTGACATTCACAGTGCTCTCAAACTGTAAACCTGTAGAGCAACCGCAGAAAATTCTGAAACGCAGTTTTTGGTTGTGACGATGATTTGATGTGTTTCAATAAGTTATAGTTtacaaaaaagttttttttaactattgtaatttttttataagttGATCGTTAACAAAGTATTACTCATACGACCCTTATGCCAGTTTACTTCCGATTCTGCTTTGCCAGCAAACCAATCACACGCTGAGAAATTTGATacttaataaacatttaattatagaGGAATTACTTCAATattgctttgttttgattcAATCAATTAATAGCAATAGTCGCCCCTGACACATAAACAAAAGTTACTCATACGACACGTTGGCCAGGTTTGGTTAACAACATACAGACCCAATTTAAACCAGTTTATCATATGATCATCTCGGGGACCTCTGAGAGTAGATACTAAATTCGATATGGATATCCAGCTTCACCTTCTAAGAGGGCGTTCCAAGGTCGTGACCCACATGGAGGCCATTGTTCTTGGCATTCACACCGCCAAACGACACGACACGACACGACACCTGGTGCCTGACACCTGATATGTGGCACCTGGCACAGCAGGCATGGTTGTTTTGTTATCGATTGCTAACCCATTTGGAGGCGCCAGTTTCCTGGCAACAGCCCATCATTGCCCCAATCAATCGGCGAGTGCTTTGGTCAGGAGTTGGGTATTTGAACATTACGCCAATCGTCGGACGTTGGAAATTCCCCTCCAACAGGATATTCTCAAGGATATTATACAAAGATGTCGAACGTGCTGAACACCATCCTTGCTGTggacaaggagcaggagctgctgcagaGCTTCATCCGCACCGGCGCAGCGGCTGAGGAGGAGTCTCAGGACGAGACGAATCGCCGCTCCAAAGGACGCTCCCACAAGCCACCCATCTGGGAGAGGCGTGAGTCCACGGATCGGGGCGGACGCGGTGCCGGACGGGATGGAAAGCAGGGGGATGACGGAGGAGCTGGTGGCGGAGCTGGAGGCGACGCTGCGGGCGGCAAGCGCGGCAATCGAATCGAGGCCGAACTTAGGGCCGCACGCAAAAAGATCGAGGAGCAGATcgccaagaagaagaagcccaAGGAGAACTTCGTCGACTTCTACACGGACAAGGATCGGGCGGCGGCGGTCAGCGCTGGAGCCTTTGACATCAAGCAGAGCCTCCAGATCAAGCAAAAACAGGACCGCAACGAGGCACTGCTCATCCCGGACGAGGCGGACATCAGTTCAGTGATCGCACTGGGCCTCAAGGAGATCAAGAACGCCAATCCCGAGAACGCCATACACTTTTTCTGCAAGGTGCTCCTGCTTCTCTTATAAGGATCTCCCTTACTCCAGGGTCATCTAGTTTAGCCTAGGCATATTATCTCCTTTCAATAGCATTTGTCACTCATAATAGGTTGTTAAGTAAGGTTTTTTTAAGATCTCTACTGATGTTTCGAAAACTAGCTAACTAGACCATAACATTTCAGGCTCTGGAGCTGAATGGCACCGACATCAACGCTTTGATTTCGCGTAGCAAGTGCTACTTGTTGCTGGGCGAGGCGTCCAAGGCTCTGCAGGATGCGGAGACGGCTCTTGGCGAGGACAAGAACAACATTCGAGCCATCTACCAGAAGGCTGAGTCGCTCTACTATCTCGGCCAGTTCGAGCAGAGCCTGATGTTCTTCCACCGCGGATTGCGGGCTCGTCCGGAACTGGCTTTGTTTCGCCTAGGCGTGCAGAAAACTCAGGAGGCCATTGAGAATACCATTGGCAGCAAGCCGGGTCCACCAGGACCAGCGGCCACTGTGCCCAAGAGTGGAAAGTCCCGAAAGTCCGGCGAGGATACACCGAAATCACAGGCAGCCGGTGCAACGGGAACCAGTGCCAGGACGCGCCAGAAGCCCAGTCGAGCGGATCTGGAGCGACGCAACGCCCGCAAGCTGCTGGGCGAACTGTGCGTGGACAAGGAATACCTGGAGAAGTTGCTGCTCCATCCGGACTTGGTCCGTGCGGACACACACACGGAGAGTATCTCCGCCTACGCCCGCGAGGCGGTGGAGTTCCTTAACAAACGGCAGGAGTTCTGGCGCCAACAGCGTCCCTGCACGGCGCTGCCCAACCACAAGAACCTGCCGCATGACGCTCTGCCCAAGTGGTTCTAGTGGTTCTAGTGGTTCCAGCTACATGATCCTACTGACATCTTCAGCTTCCGGTGTTAAGTTTCTGTTTGAATTGAGTTTGCTTGATAAACTgaaagtgaataaataaatcaattaagtacttttacattttgcttaGATTTTTGAAttgagtttttattaatttccaattTAGACCCAATGCTTTTAGCGAATATTCATGTGGAGCAGCGACTACGGCGGTCCaactgttttattttgttgtatgcTACTTGGTTAATCTTAGGCGTAACTTCAACTTTTGAACAGAGCAATTGGAATTTCTCAATTAcattgatatatatt
This sequence is a window from Drosophila teissieri strain GT53w chromosome 2R, Prin_Dtei_1.1, whole genome shotgun sequence. Protein-coding genes within it:
- the LOC122613359 gene encoding mucin-17 isoform X1; amino-acid sequence: MQFDPKPRCGGSVLSFTVMLLLIIGADFAAGRPDVRESPFALDLQPPLLQPDVTFSSGQGGGDGPKAIDSYGNPIDALRPIDTPDGRKVVSAQGVQFEIPTYASGITEIRRPADDLLPPHIGELTTTRAAAASGANSRTETEMRTATIHETKAKTKTETNASTATHTTSSRRYSTNSTSTRTALAAPISTTNKLAKRESLGGQFPIAPPSNRHAPPPFSLIKLNPFAALDSPITQIGSHSNPSPSPIPSLCPSPKHSPMAMSLATVPATAPTNANCSKYSIPNPLQSDAIAVGLEPSTDQKPNPNPNSFTGTASASAPAPLPATSLTPPLHDPPSPDTTTTADVEVEQAHLVPLPQEEKDVESLPDFIRELQREDANIGGPVEWMPAADGAPLSVIAWDLLPPHQDLDNQRQEDQKQAEEPTIITEAQQQPAKKVQGIVDPISHNIRISLSSGNALSPVANTAQPQSPSQPQEHLHNDGPADHGTNAHVGTTTPSNPGRFPNRQRGTAHYSTTRSSSTTLRPRSSTTTTRPTTTTPRSTTTTPRTTTTTRRTTTTSTTTAKPETRTANPVVSTIGTTEDPSTFYRLDNEEAYAYTLPTWLQEVTDPDLDVAVTFEVPADNDQYNHTLANDLEPPFEPFMDLGNIQLTPPPTDRPASTSTTTTTTTTTAAPTTTTTTTTTTTTPRTTTSTTTTTRRPSTQRTTKAPIPPTHSTQEHPEPPPVKLTTTTTHHADNTPEDSSSSGSSSSSATAFISTTPSQLDAGNPFDSATIPAWLRDFDYPDVGPGVPFDPDNFGTAASSSTRNPTNPPRPPTVPSVSSAFPSKVTLPLPGSSISSSSSSSSSEEPPLVLVPPADRAEAASGSDSHFGSVSVSNPGQLTHPTSNSVTPFAARFEPSASSSSSQSVDPFPPSKVEYTKSDEGKVISTPVTNNQRKTETATPPASNTGKYTGGFGAPPGLLRPQSSNPAGSNSGTISNPRPNSDIYVAGNQHEFSSVLKTNKARPTVNPGRYSGGFGAPTGVLSPQSQAEPRPFQPISQRTEHREQPSGGNRRTDSRFGGPPGILVPFDNVQRTGGQ
- the LOC122613359 gene encoding leucine-rich repeat extensin-like protein 5 isoform X3, which encodes MQFDPKPRCGGSVLSFTVMLLLIIGADFAAGRPDVRESPFALDLQPPLLQPDVTFSSGQGGGDGPKAIDSYGNPIDALRPIDTPDGRKVVSAQGVQFEIPTYASGITEIRRPADDLLPPHIDNTPEDSSSSGSSSSSATAFISTTPSQLDAGNPFDSATIPAWLRDFDYPDVGPGVPFDPDNFGTAASSSTRNPTNPPRPPTVPSVSSAFPSKVTLPLPGSSISSSSSSSSSEEPPLVLVPPADRAEAASGSDSHFGSVSVSNPGQLTHPTSNSVTPFAARFEPSASSSSSQSVDPFPPSKVEYTKSDEGKVISTPVTNNQRKTETATPPASNTGKYTGGFGAPPGLLRPQSSNPAGSNSGTISNPRPNSDIYVAGNQHEFSSVLKTNKARPTVNPGRYSGGFGAPTGVLSPQSQAEPRPFQPISQRTEHREQPSGGNRRTDSRFGGPPGILVPFDNVQRTGGQ
- the LOC122613359 gene encoding uncharacterized protein LOC122613359 isoform X4; its protein translation is MQFDPKPRCGGSVLSFTVMLLLIIGADFAAGRPDVRESPFALDLQPPLLQPDVTFSSGQGGGDGPKAIDSYGNPIDALRPIDTPDGRKVVSAQGVQFEIPTYASGITEIRRPADDLLPPHIARFEPSASSSSSQSVDPFPPSKVEYTKSDEGKVISTPVTNNQRKTETATPPASNTGKYTGGFGAPPGLLRPQSSNPAGSNSGTISNPRPNSDIYVAGNQHEFSSVLKTNKARPTVNPGRYSGGFGAPTGVLSPQSQAEPRPFQPISQRTEHREQPSGGNRRTDSRFGGPPGILVPFDNVQRTGGQ
- the LOC122613359 gene encoding mucin-2 isoform X2 yields the protein MQFDPKPRCGGSVLSFTVMLLLIIGADFAAGRPDAIAVGLEPSTDQKPNPNPNSFTGTASASAPAPLPATSLTPPLHDPPSPDTTTTADVEVEQAHLVPLPQEEKDVESLPDFIRELQREDANIGGPVEWMPAADGAPLSVIAWDLLPPHQDLDNQRQEDQKQAEEPTIITEAQQQPAKKVQGIVDPISHNIRISLSSGNALSPVANTAQPQSPSQPQEHLHNDGPADHGTNAHVGTTTPSNPGRFPNRQRGTAHYSTTRSSSTTLRPRSSTTTTRPTTTTPRSTTTTPRTTTTTRRTTTTSTTTAKPETRTANPVVSTIGTTEDPSTFYRLDNEEAYAYTLPTWLQEVTDPDLDVAVTFEVPADNDQYNHTLANDLEPPFEPFMDLGNIQLTPPPTDRPASTSTTTTTTTTTAAPTTTTTTTTTTTTPRTTTSTTTTTRRPSTQRTTKAPIPPTHSTQEHPEPPPVKLTTTTTHHADNTPEDSSSSGSSSSSATAFISTTPSQLDAGNPFDSATIPAWLRDFDYPDVGPGVPFDPDNFGTAASSSTRNPTNPPRPPTVPSVSSAFPSKVTLPLPGSSISSSSSSSSSEEPPLVLVPPADRAEAASGSDSHFGSVSVSNPGQLTHPTSNSVTPFAARFEPSASSSSSQSVDPFPPSKVEYTKSDEGKVISTPVTNNQRKTETATPPASNTGKYTGGFGAPPGLLRPQSSNPAGSNSGTISNPRPNSDIYVAGNQHEFSSVLKTNKARPTVNPGRYSGGFGAPTGVLSPQSQAEPRPFQPISQRTEHREQPSGGNRRTDSRFGGPPGILVPFDNVQRTGGQ
- the LOC122614144 gene encoding uncharacterized protein LOC122614144, giving the protein MCRYTPDCCSVFYPIWCIVYGACVLIGGLATVISLSVSDNDFTYTYTHSYDDTFVSFNVMTDGDGGYVLTYGIIVIVAGAFCVAAGICMLLGIERNNKALFGVGKALSYVLPIVLVFTVFPIVIHFIAIIHLVEYQKKRWGE
- the LOC122614145 gene encoding LOW QUALITY PROTEIN: uncharacterized protein LOC122614145 (The sequence of the model RefSeq protein was modified relative to this genomic sequence to represent the inferred CDS: inserted 1 base in 1 codon) encodes the protein MCTVTSVSPEVCTRFYATWCVVWGSLFGXLADLVDDKPDGGSVPFQRTLRAVIAGFGFSYLLAGILMTLGIRYVCHFTGFWHA
- the LOC122613581 gene encoding outer dynein arm-docking complex subunit 4 isoform X2, with amino-acid sequence MPRKKPKVDTLEEIETNIKLLCDQSNNHMKVRAYEKALFGYNQALELNGTDINALISRSKCYLLLGEASKALQDAETALGEDKNNIRAIYQKAESLYYLGQFEQSLMFFHRGLRARPELALFRLGVQKTQEAIENTIGSKPGPPGPAATVPKSGKSRKSGEDTPKSQAAGATGTSARTRQKPSRADLERRNARKLLGELCVDKEYLEKLLLHPDLVRADTHTESISAYAREAVEFLNKRQEFWRQQRPCTALPNHKNLPHDALPKWF
- the LOC122613581 gene encoding outer dynein arm-docking complex subunit 4 isoform X1 — its product is MSNVLNTILAVDKEQELLQSFIRTGAAAEEESQDETNRRSKGRSHKPPIWERRESTDRGGRGAGRDGKQGDDGGAGGGAGGDAAGGKRGNRIEAELRAARKKIEEQIAKKKKPKENFVDFYTDKDRAAAVSAGAFDIKQSLQIKQKQDRNEALLIPDEADISSVIALGLKEIKNANPENAIHFFCKALELNGTDINALISRSKCYLLLGEASKALQDAETALGEDKNNIRAIYQKAESLYYLGQFEQSLMFFHRGLRARPELALFRLGVQKTQEAIENTIGSKPGPPGPAATVPKSGKSRKSGEDTPKSQAAGATGTSARTRQKPSRADLERRNARKLLGELCVDKEYLEKLLLHPDLVRADTHTESISAYAREAVEFLNKRQEFWRQQRPCTALPNHKNLPHDALPKWF